The region TTTGCATTCTGCACGCCAAAGTAACCTTACTAATAAGGTAAATCCAAATGGAACCTTCCAACTCACGCTTCCTTATGTTCTTTTGCTTTCGTTACTTGTGTAGCAGTTAGTATCATCAAACAACATTTCGAATCTTCTCTTTATCTTTCTTTTTTCTATTGTCTCATTGTTTTCTTCACTCATGGAGTATCACCACTCACACTATAAAACCAGGGAGAtctaaaatatattttttaaaaaaatttaaaagcAAAATGAATGTAATAATAAATAATATCAACAGCTTAAAGTTTAAATCAGAATGactaaataatttttttttttatgtttaattaatgtaaaaaaaaattattttttatctatgtaatatattttttattgttattaCTTTATTATCAAAAACATAAACtaactttttttaaaataaaaaataaaatagaaatgaATGATGTTAAAAGAGAGAGGCTGTGGCCCCCGCCTACCCCATGGATGAGTTTAATTAGAGAAGCAACCGAACCAAATATATAGAGCATGCATTCTCCAACTCCTTCATCTTCCAATATAACTTTTCTATATCCATGGAGGGATTAACAGGGCTTACTCATCTCTTTGTGACAATGTTTCTCGCTGGATTCGGCGGAGTTATTGTTATTCCGGCCATCACCGACGTCACCATGGCGGCACTTTGCCCTGGCCTAGATCAATGCTCTCTTGCCATTTATCTCACTGGTTTTCAACATGCTGTGagttttcttttttttttatacaAATTAGAATGCTCTTCCTTCTTCttctgaaaaataaaaataaaataaactctTCATTCGGTGGAGGCAAAACGGTTCGTGCACTCATTAATTAAACGGTTCATTAATTAAACCCTTAATTAAATTAGCTTATCATAAAAGTTTTAGTTTAATTCAATTATACTCAATGTCagatatttttttattttattttattttaaacttGATGCGGCTTTTCATGACTATGATTTTTTAGCTTTTAAACATTAGATTGAGAAAATTAATTCATGTATATAAAATGTTATTGTGAAATTAAAATATTACCAATACTTAATGTTTCGGAAATTATTGAATCTTTTTtatatgaaaatgaaaaataaaaagtTGTTGATTTTGTGGTGCAGATGATTGGAGTAGGGTCCGTGTTGACAACACCCTTAATTGGGAATTTGTCTGACCGATATGGGAGGAAAGCTTTGATCACACTTCCTCTCACAGTATCTCTCATTCCTCAAGGTACTATCTATAACCACTTCAACTCTTTTTAAGATTCACTATTTTCTATCTtcatttttaaaacaaaatgaattgGTTTGTTATGACTTGTATACCCTACCACATTCCACAATTGTGTTTAGTGACTCGTCCATCTGCTTTTTATTGGGGAATTAATAACTTTACTTTCTTCAACCGATTATTAGAGTATGGGGCACACCACTTACATTAAATTATAAGTCATTTTCTTAAAAATATTGGTATTAGAGTTGTCAAAATAGAACATATCCATTTGACCGACTTACTCGACTGATCCGTGAATCATATATTTTATCATAGGTTGAACCGTAaaaacttttaaaaaatacaacTTTATCGTCGGATGACCCCACATCTATGACGCTATTATCTTTATGGTGTTATAGTTTTTTTTGGAATTTTCTATTACATTTATCggaaattttgaagaaatatcaaaaattttcattaaaaaaatgattattttttatttaaaaaatgaaaaaaaatactggaaaattttcaaaaaaattccaaagttttaattatttttttatattatcggatatttcaaaaatttcaataaactaaatcacttttcaaaatttccaaaaaactacagtatttttcaaaattttcgaaaatattaaaagattattattttttatttattgaatatgaactatcaaaattttaaaaattccGAAAAAATAACACAATATTGGATAAAATCCAGtatgttaatttttttttcaaaaaaaacaacAAATTTCTACTAGAAATTTGAAATGAATTATTAAATTTGATTCGAATTTCTTTACTCGAAATTATCTATGAACAATTTGAAAATTATAAAAATATGTTGGAGTGTCGGAAACAATTGTGGGGTAACCCTATGGGCCGAAGCGGGCTGGATTAGACCGGTTGACAGCCATAATTGATACGTACTCCCTTAGTGGGAACCCTATGATTCATCCACCTTACCACTCCTCATGTAAGATGTGCTACCCTTTGAACCTTTTGCTGATGATACTGTTACCACTCCTTTTGCTTTTCATATACTTCATCAAATATCTTCTTGTCACAGTCATAAACATCCCAACATTTacctttttctttctcttttggTTTAACTAACTTTAACAACACTAATTAGTGATGATGATTTTgttattcattttttaaaattatttgtATGGGTTAAAACAAGTTTAATTAAGTGGCTAGTGGCTACGTACTAATGTCTTGTGTATATGCAGCTATATTGGCATATAGTAGAGATACAAAATTCTACTATGCATACTATGTGGTCAAAACTCTTGCTGCCATTGCTGGTGAAGGCAGCTTCCATTGCCTAGCTCTTGCTTATGTGGTACTTCACAATCTCATTAACCTGATTCCGATTCACTTTGCTGCTAACTACTGTTCAATTGATTCAAAAAAGTTAACATGTGCTTTAATTTTGATTTACTTATTAGGCAGACAAAGTTCCAGTTGGGAAAAGAGCATCAGCATTTGGAATTCTTGCTGGTGTTGGATCAGCATCTTTTGTTGGTGGAACATTAGCGGCTAGATTTCTATCCACACCTTTGACATTTCAGGTTACATAGTAAAATCAAATTTGCTTCTTAACAATGTTTTAGGTAGGGGTGGTAATCGGGCATGCACACACTGCAAAAGTCCGTAAAAAACGGGGGGGAACGGATATAATTGAGGGTGCAGACCTAAAATCATGGTCCGTCCTGGAAAAAAAATGAGAGCGGACGGACATAGTTGAGGGTGTGAGCCTAAAATCTTGGTATGCCCTGTGAGGGCGGGGTAGACATGTGGGCCTTGTGCCTCTAAAGGCTAAAAGTTACAAAGTTCTTGTTTATGCCCACGCCTACGCAAAAAAAAAAAACGGAACAGGACGGACATATTAGAGGATGAGGGTCTAAAACTTTGGCATGTACCGCAAAAATATGCGGGCATATCCGGCGGGATAGACGTGTTTTATCACCCTTAGTTTTAGGAAAAAGAATACTTAAATTTGTTAGTGAGCTACTCAGAATCAGGGTTTCAAAAAGTGGCAGTGATGACATTGTGATTGAGCCGTGGTCCTTGTTAATGCAGAGAATCGTGGTCAAATGCAACATATGCGACCATAATTGTGGCCGCATTATGGTTTCAACAAATCGCAATCGTGGACCTTTTATTGAAAACCCTGCTCAGAATAcccttatttttatttttctgaatttGTGATTGGTTTATACAGGTTGCTTCAGTGTTTTCTATGATAGCATTGGTGTACATGAGAATTTTCCTCAAGGAAAGTGCTCCTATGAGTCAACCATTATTGAAAGAGTCAGAGGAACCATGCATTCAACAGTCTGAGGATGATATGCAACAAAAAACATTTAAGAAACTGCCTTCAATGGGGGATGTAATTTGTTTGCTTAAGTGTAGGTCAGTGCACATTGAGAACATTAATCCATTTTTGA is a window of Lathyrus oleraceus cultivar Zhongwan6 chromosome 6, CAAS_Psat_ZW6_1.0, whole genome shotgun sequence DNA encoding:
- the LOC127098147 gene encoding uncharacterized protein LOC127098147 gives rise to the protein MEGLTGLTHLFVTMFLAGFGGVIVIPAITDVTMAALCPGLDQCSLAIYLTGFQHAMIGVGSVLTTPLIGNLSDRYGRKALITLPLTVSLIPQAILAYSRDTKFYYAYYVVKTLAAIAGEGSFHCLALAYVADKVPVGKRASAFGILAGVGSASFVGGTLAARFLSTPLTFQVASVFSMIALVYMRIFLKESAPMSQPLLKESEEPCIQQSEDDMQQKTFKKLPSMGDVICLLKCSPTFSQAAIVLLFNSLADGGLMAVLLYYLKARFQFNKNQFADLMMISGIGATLTQLFLMPILVPAVGEEKLLTTGLFVSCINIFVYSIAWSSWVPYALAGFSVLGVLVRPTITSIASKQVGPNEQGMVQGCLSGITSVANIISPLIFSPLTALFLSEDAPFNFPGFSLMCLGLILMTAFFLSLMIRAAPPIVGDKVSSNRCTDTLV